A window of the Lysinibacillus irui genome harbors these coding sequences:
- the guaB gene encoding IMP dehydrogenase, which yields MWETKFAKEGLTFDDVLLVPAHSEVLPKDVDLSVQLTPKIKLNIPMISAGMDTVTESKMAIAMARQGGIGIIHKNMGIDEQAEQVEKVKRSENGVITNPFFLTPTHQVFDAEHLMGKYRISGVPIVDSMENQKLVGIITNRDLRFISDYSLKIEDVMTKEDLITAPVGTTLEDAEKILQQYKIEKLPIVDEEGRLTGLITIKDIEKVIEFPNAAKDIHGRLLVGAAVGVSKDTMVRIEKLVEAQVDIVVIDTAHGHSEGVLQTIRSIRETYPELEIIAGNVATSEGARALFEAGADVVKVGIGPGSICTTRVVAGVGVPQITAVYDCATVARELGKTIIADGGIKYSGDIVKALAAGGNVVMLGSLLAGTSESPGETEIFQGRRFKVYRGMGSIGAMEKGSKDRYFQEDAKKLVPEGIEGRLPYKGPLADTIYQLIGGIRAGMGYCGAPHLEHLREKAQFVRMTGAGLRESHPHDVQITKEAPNYSM from the coding sequence ATGTGGGAAACTAAATTTGCCAAAGAAGGTTTAACTTTTGATGATGTATTATTAGTACCAGCTCATTCCGAAGTATTACCGAAAGATGTTGATTTATCAGTTCAATTAACACCGAAAATTAAATTAAACATTCCAATGATTAGTGCAGGTATGGATACAGTTACTGAGTCTAAAATGGCAATTGCTATGGCAAGACAAGGCGGTATCGGTATTATCCATAAAAACATGGGGATCGATGAGCAAGCTGAACAAGTAGAAAAAGTAAAACGTTCTGAAAATGGTGTTATAACAAACCCATTCTTCTTAACTCCGACTCATCAAGTTTTCGATGCTGAACATTTAATGGGGAAATACAGAATCTCTGGTGTACCTATTGTTGATAGCATGGAAAACCAAAAATTAGTAGGGATTATTACAAACCGTGATTTACGTTTTATCTCTGACTACTCTTTAAAAATTGAAGATGTAATGACAAAAGAAGATTTAATTACGGCTCCTGTTGGAACGACTTTAGAGGATGCTGAAAAAATTCTTCAACAATATAAAATCGAAAAACTTCCGATTGTAGATGAAGAAGGTAGATTAACTGGACTTATCACAATTAAAGATATCGAGAAAGTAATTGAATTCCCGAATGCTGCTAAGGACATACATGGCCGTTTACTTGTAGGTGCAGCAGTTGGTGTATCAAAAGATACAATGGTACGTATTGAAAAACTTGTAGAAGCACAAGTAGACATTGTAGTAATCGATACTGCTCACGGTCATTCAGAAGGCGTATTACAGACAATTCGCTCAATCCGTGAGACTTATCCAGAATTAGAAATTATCGCTGGTAACGTAGCAACTTCAGAAGGTGCACGTGCATTATTTGAAGCTGGTGCAGACGTTGTGAAGGTTGGTATTGGCCCAGGTTCAATTTGTACTACACGTGTAGTAGCTGGTGTAGGTGTACCACAAATTACAGCAGTTTATGATTGTGCTACAGTAGCTCGTGAGCTTGGTAAAACGATTATTGCCGATGGTGGTATTAAGTACTCTGGTGATATCGTAAAAGCTTTAGCAGCTGGTGGAAATGTGGTAATGCTTGGTTCACTTCTAGCAGGTACTTCTGAATCTCCAGGAGAAACAGAAATTTTCCAAGGACGTCGCTTCAAAGTTTATCGTGGTATGGGTTCTATTGGAGCAATGGAAAAAGGCTCAAAAGACCGTTACTTCCAAGAAGACGCGAAAAAATTAGTGCCTGAAGGTATTGAAGGTCGCCTACCATATAAAGGACCACTAGCAGATACAATTTATCAACTTATTGGTGGCATTCGTGCTGGTATGGGTTATTGTGGAGCACCACATCTTGAGCATTTACGAGAAAAAGCTCAATTTGTTAGAATGACTGGTGCTGGTCTTCGTGAATCCCATCCACATGATGTACAAATTACAAAAGAAGCACCAAACTATTCAATGTAA
- the asnB gene encoding asparagine synthase (glutamine-hydrolyzing), with protein sequence MCGITGWASFQKDLRTSDMILKRMTQTLNKRGPDDENIWCSEHIAFGHRRLAVIDLIGGKQPMKKIHDGVNYVITYNGELYNTEEVRKELQKRGHSFTTHSDTEVLLTAYIEWKEQCVDFLNGIFAFGVWDEQTQSLFLCRDRLGVKPLYYTELKDGVLFASEVKALLAHPMVQASVNTEGLASMMAVGPSRAPGKTLFKDIEELRPGYAMRFTREGLRKWQYWQLHSQKHEESLGETIERIRFLLTDAIERQLVSDVPICTFLSGGLDSSIITGIAANRFQQQNKQLHTYSIDYEDNERFFNPHTFQTSTDTYWIQKMTDTFQTAHHAEEITQQQLIDLLVESAIVRDSPGMADVDSSLLWFCREIKRDFTVALSGECADEIFGGYPWFKEKTTGFPWIRSLSERNALLQEKWNKKLKIESFAHQLYTQTIAEVPLLDGESSEEARHREMFYLNMTWFMQTLLERKDRMSMGASLEVRVPFADHRLVEYAWNIPWEMKNLDGIEKGLLRKSMAQLLPDEVLYRKKNPYPKTYHPVYTAGIQKWLKEILQNKNSILHELFDNKKLLELIDSGGSSFKIPWYGQLMAGPQLLAYLGQIHTWFEHYQIQLIET encoded by the coding sequence ATGTGTGGCATTACAGGATGGGCTAGCTTTCAAAAGGATTTAAGAACAAGTGATATGATCTTAAAACGAATGACCCAAACATTAAATAAGAGAGGGCCTGATGATGAAAATATTTGGTGTAGTGAGCATATTGCATTTGGCCATCGACGACTAGCTGTTATCGATCTAATTGGTGGTAAACAGCCAATGAAAAAAATACATGATGGGGTAAACTATGTCATTACATATAATGGCGAACTTTATAATACCGAAGAGGTTCGTAAAGAACTTCAAAAAAGAGGGCACAGTTTTACAACACATTCAGATACAGAAGTATTATTAACTGCGTATATTGAATGGAAAGAGCAATGTGTAGATTTTCTAAATGGCATATTTGCCTTTGGTGTATGGGATGAGCAAACACAATCACTGTTTTTATGCAGAGACCGATTAGGTGTGAAGCCATTGTATTATACAGAATTAAAGGATGGTGTTCTTTTCGCATCTGAAGTGAAAGCATTGTTGGCACACCCAATGGTTCAAGCAAGTGTAAATACTGAAGGATTGGCAAGTATGATGGCTGTGGGGCCCTCAAGAGCACCAGGCAAGACACTTTTTAAAGATATTGAAGAATTAAGACCAGGGTATGCTATGCGTTTTACTAGAGAAGGCTTAAGAAAGTGGCAGTATTGGCAGTTACATAGCCAAAAGCATGAAGAATCATTAGGCGAGACTATTGAGCGCATTCGCTTTTTGTTAACTGATGCAATTGAACGACAGTTGGTTTCGGATGTCCCTATCTGTACATTTCTTTCAGGTGGATTGGATTCTAGTATTATAACCGGTATTGCAGCAAATAGGTTTCAACAACAAAATAAACAATTGCATACCTATTCTATTGATTATGAGGATAATGAACGCTTTTTTAATCCACATACTTTCCAAACATCAACAGATACGTACTGGATTCAAAAAATGACTGACACATTTCAGACGGCACATCACGCAGAGGAAATTACTCAGCAACAATTAATTGATTTATTAGTTGAATCGGCCATTGTCCGAGATTCACCTGGTATGGCAGATGTAGACTCATCCTTATTATGGTTTTGCCGAGAGATAAAAAGAGATTTTACAGTAGCGTTATCAGGGGAGTGCGCAGATGAGATTTTTGGTGGATACCCTTGGTTTAAAGAAAAGACAACTGGCTTTCCGTGGATTCGATCTTTATCTGAAAGAAATGCATTGCTACAAGAGAAGTGGAATAAAAAATTAAAGATTGAATCCTTTGCACATCAACTATATACGCAAACAATAGCTGAAGTACCGTTGTTGGATGGAGAAAGTTCTGAAGAAGCTAGACATCGCGAAATGTTTTATTTGAATATGACTTGGTTTATGCAGACTTTGCTAGAGCGCAAGGATCGTATGAGTATGGGGGCAAGTTTAGAGGTACGTGTTCCTTTTGCAGATCATCGTCTTGTGGAATATGCTTGGAATATTCCGTGGGAAATGAAGAACTTGGATGGCATAGAAAAGGGTTTACTACGAAAATCGATGGCTCAGTTATTGCCTGATGAGGTGTTGTATCGTAAAAAGAACCCTTATCCTAAAACGTATCACCCAGTTTATACAGCAGGTATTCAAAAGTGGTTAAAAGAAATCCTTCAAAATAAAAATTCGATACTACATGAACTATTTGACAACAAAAAACTTTTAGAATTAATAGACTCTGGAGGAAGCTCATTCAAGATCCCTTGGTATGGGCAACTAATGGCAGGGCCACAGCTTTTAGCGTACCTAGGGCAAATTCATACTTGGTTTGAACATTATCAAATACAATTAATTGAAACGTAA
- the pdxS gene encoding pyridoxal 5'-phosphate synthase lyase subunit PdxS: MKQIGTELVKRGMAEMQKGGVIMDVINAEQAKIAEAAGAVAVMALERVPSDIRKAGGVARMADPRIVEEVMEAVSIPVMAKARIGHIVEARVLEAMGVDYIDESEVLTPADEEYHLLKSDYTVPFVCGCRDLGEAARRIGEGASMLRTKGEPGTGNIVEAVRHIRKVNGQVRKIVGMTEDELMTEAKLLGAPFELLRDIKRLGRLPVVNFAAGGVATPADAALMMELGADGVFVGSGIFKSENPEKFARAIVEATTHYKDYKLIAEISKELGIPMKGIDIAQLGQSERMQERGW; encoded by the coding sequence ATGAAACAAATAGGAACAGAGCTAGTAAAACGTGGGATGGCAGAAATGCAGAAGGGTGGCGTCATTATGGATGTCATTAATGCAGAACAGGCCAAAATTGCAGAAGCTGCTGGAGCAGTTGCTGTTATGGCATTAGAGAGAGTACCTTCAGATATTCGCAAAGCAGGTGGTGTTGCACGTATGGCAGATCCTCGCATTGTTGAGGAGGTAATGGAGGCCGTTTCTATTCCTGTTATGGCAAAAGCCCGTATTGGCCATATTGTGGAAGCACGTGTTTTAGAAGCAATGGGTGTAGACTATATTGACGAAAGTGAGGTCCTCACACCAGCCGATGAAGAGTACCATTTATTAAAAAGTGATTATACAGTACCGTTTGTGTGTGGCTGTCGTGATTTAGGAGAAGCAGCACGTCGAATTGGAGAAGGAGCATCCATGTTACGTACAAAGGGCGAACCAGGAACAGGAAATATTGTGGAGGCAGTTCGACATATTCGCAAAGTAAATGGTCAGGTACGTAAAATCGTAGGCATGACAGAGGATGAACTAATGACAGAGGCGAAATTATTAGGAGCTCCTTTCGAATTATTAAGAGACATCAAACGTCTTGGTCGTTTACCAGTAGTAAATTTTGCCGCAGGAGGTGTGGCTACACCAGCCGATGCTGCATTAATGATGGAACTTGGTGCTGATGGCGTTTTCGTTGGTTCTGGTATTTTCAAATCTGAAAACCCGGAAAAATTTGCTCGTGCTATCGTAGAGGCGACTACCCATTATAAAGATTATAAGCTTATTGCAGAAATATCAAAGGAACTTGGCATACCAATGAAAGGTATTGATATTGCACAGCTTGGGCAAAGCGAACGTATGCAGGAGCGAGGTTGGTAG
- a CDS encoding D-alanyl-D-alanine carboxypeptidase family protein: MKKKTNTVLRLLLIPVLLISIFAGIPAQAHAETDLGLTVDAAILIDADSGKILYEQNADTSLGIASMTKMMTEFLLLDAIDAGTVKWDQEYHVTDYTYRMSQNRALSNVPLRRDGTYTIRELYEAMAIYSANAATVAIAETIAGSETEFLKLMNKKAEELGLEGYKFVNATGLNNADLFGMHPSGTGPEDENVMPAKSVAKLAYHLLKDHPKVLETSKIAKKKFREGTEDEIQMSNWNFMLPGLVYEYEGVDGLKTGTTNFAGHCFTGTAERNGTRLIAVVMKAVDAKGQGSYEARFDATAKLFNYGFSQFSKQEILPANYTFKGQKTVKVTKGKEDKVAIAVKEPISFMIKSSDKDLYKPTLVLDKKSLEADVKKDTVVGKVVIERTEGTDYGFIDGKDISSDVVTTKAVERASGISLFFQGVGNFFGNLWGGITDFVGGLF, encoded by the coding sequence GTGAAAAAGAAAACGAACACCGTATTACGCTTACTCCTAATTCCTGTTTTACTAATTAGTATTTTTGCAGGTATTCCTGCACAGGCACATGCGGAAACAGATTTAGGATTAACAGTGGATGCTGCGATTTTAATTGACGCAGACTCAGGGAAAATTTTATATGAACAAAATGCAGATACTTCACTAGGTATTGCAAGTATGACAAAGATGATGACTGAATTCCTGTTATTGGACGCAATTGATGCAGGAACAGTTAAATGGGATCAGGAATATCACGTAACAGATTATACGTATCGTATGTCTCAAAATCGTGCATTAAGTAATGTACCTTTACGTAGAGATGGCACTTATACCATTCGTGAATTATACGAGGCAATGGCAATTTATTCTGCAAATGCGGCAACAGTAGCTATTGCTGAAACGATTGCAGGTTCTGAGACTGAGTTTTTAAAGTTAATGAATAAAAAAGCAGAGGAACTTGGTTTAGAAGGCTATAAATTTGTCAATGCAACGGGCCTTAATAATGCTGATTTATTTGGTATGCACCCATCAGGTACAGGCCCAGAGGATGAAAATGTGATGCCTGCTAAATCTGTAGCAAAATTGGCTTATCATTTATTAAAAGATCATCCAAAGGTTTTAGAGACATCTAAAATTGCAAAAAAGAAGTTCCGTGAAGGTACTGAAGATGAAATTCAAATGTCTAACTGGAACTTTATGTTGCCTGGATTAGTGTATGAATACGAAGGTGTAGATGGATTAAAAACAGGTACAACAAACTTTGCAGGTCATTGTTTCACAGGTACTGCAGAGCGCAATGGTACTCGTTTGATTGCTGTTGTTATGAAGGCTGTTGATGCAAAAGGACAAGGATCTTATGAAGCTCGTTTTGATGCAACAGCAAAATTATTTAACTATGGCTTTTCTCAATTCTCAAAGCAAGAAATTTTACCAGCGAACTATACGTTCAAAGGTCAAAAAACAGTAAAAGTGACAAAAGGTAAAGAAGACAAAGTAGCGATTGCGGTAAAAGAACCCATTTCATTTATGATTAAGTCTTCTGATAAAGATTTATATAAACCGACATTGGTTTTAGATAAAAAAAGTTTAGAGGCAGATGTTAAAAAGGATACTGTTGTAGGTAAGGTTGTTATTGAACGCACAGAAGGCACAGATTACGGCTTTATCGATGGCAAGGATATTTCATCTGATGTTGTCACAACAAAGGCTGTAGAGCGCGCTAGCGGTATCTCATTGTTCTTCCAAGGTGTAGGTAACTTCTTCGGCAATTTATGGGGAGGCATTACTGACTTTGTTGGTGGACTGTTTTAA
- a CDS encoding sigma 54-interacting transcriptional regulator → MLTGETGSGEDIVAQGIYNESELFTKPFITLNCSTLAEDNIFTQLYGSENEDTSGKFTGGKRWYFACHSLKYKKEGVSLGGTFFSLWLHHSR, encoded by the coding sequence TTGCTGACAGGGGAAACAGGGTCAGGGGAAGATATTGTCGCTCAGGGTATTTATAATGAAAGCGAGCTTTTTACAAAGCCGTTTATTACATTAAACTGTTCGACATTAGCAGAGGATAATATTTTTACACAGCTTTATGGCTCAGAAAATGAAGATACAAGTGGTAAGTTTACAGGAGGCAAACGGTGGTACTTTGCTTGCCATTCCCTTAAATATAAAAAAGAAGGTGTCTCATTAGGAGGCACCTTCTTTAGTTTATGGCTCCATCATTCTCGGTGA
- the serS gene encoding serine--tRNA ligase, with product MLDIKRVRDNFAEIKEMLLTRNEDLGNLDDFEGLDAKRRELIAKTEELKAERNKVSEQISIMKRNKENADEVIARMRQVGDEIKELDVQLNDVEERFKDMMMRLPNIPHESVPVGTTEDDNVEEYTWGEIPTFDFDIKAHWDLATDLKIVDFERGAKVTGSRFLFYRGLGARLERALMTFMMDLHAEEHGYEEMLPPVIVNRDSLTGTGQLPKFEEDVFKLEETDYFMIPTAEVPVTNFYRDEILPAEALPQGFAAYSACFRSEAGSAGRDTRGLIRQHQFNKVELVRFVKPEESYEQLELLTGHAEKVLQLLGLPYRKLKMCTADLGFTAAKKYDLEVWIPAQNMYREISSCSNFEDFQARRANIRFRREPNAKPEYVHTLNGSGLAIGRTVAAILENYQQADGSVVIPEVLRPYMGGKEVIAPN from the coding sequence ATGTTAGATATTAAACGCGTACGCGATAATTTCGCGGAAATTAAAGAAATGCTATTAACACGTAATGAAGATTTAGGAAACTTAGATGATTTTGAGGGTTTAGATGCAAAGCGTCGTGAGTTAATTGCTAAAACAGAAGAATTAAAAGCAGAACGAAATAAAGTATCTGAACAAATTTCAATTATGAAACGCAACAAGGAAAATGCAGATGAAGTTATTGCTCGTATGCGTCAAGTTGGCGATGAAATTAAAGAGCTAGATGTTCAACTAAATGATGTAGAAGAGCGATTTAAAGATATGATGATGCGCTTGCCAAACATTCCACATGAATCTGTACCAGTAGGCACAACAGAGGATGATAATGTAGAAGAATATACTTGGGGCGAAATTCCAACATTTGATTTTGACATTAAGGCACACTGGGATCTTGCTACTGATTTGAAGATTGTTGACTTTGAACGAGGTGCAAAAGTAACGGGTAGCCGTTTCTTATTCTACCGTGGGCTTGGGGCTCGCTTAGAACGAGCACTTATGACATTTATGATGGATTTACATGCAGAAGAGCATGGCTATGAGGAAATGCTACCACCTGTCATTGTTAATCGCGATAGCTTAACGGGTACAGGACAGTTACCTAAGTTTGAGGAAGATGTATTTAAATTAGAGGAAACAGATTATTTCATGATTCCAACAGCAGAGGTACCAGTTACAAACTTCTACCGTGATGAAATTTTACCTGCTGAAGCTTTACCCCAAGGTTTTGCTGCATACAGTGCATGCTTCCGTTCAGAGGCAGGCTCTGCGGGTCGTGATACACGTGGTTTAATCCGTCAGCACCAATTCAACAAAGTAGAATTAGTACGCTTTGTAAAACCAGAGGAGTCATATGAGCAATTAGAGCTGTTAACAGGTCATGCTGAAAAAGTACTGCAATTACTAGGCTTACCGTATCGTAAACTAAAAATGTGTACTGCTGATTTAGGATTTACTGCAGCGAAGAAATATGATTTGGAAGTTTGGATCCCAGCACAAAACATGTACCGTGAAATTTCTTCTTGCTCTAACTTTGAGGATTTCCAAGCACGACGAGCAAATATCCGCTTCCGTCGTGAGCCAAATGCAAAACCAGAATATGTTCACACATTAAACGGTTCAGGTCTTGCGATTGGACGTACAGTTGCAGCTATTTTAGAAAACTACCAACAAGCAGATGGAAGCGTAGTAATTCCTGAAGTTTTAAGACCATACATGGGTGGTAAAGAAGTAATTGCGCCTAATTAA
- a CDS encoding ArsR/SmtB family transcription factor, with translation MDDKLTSLEAQKNADQHLDEETLFVVSQTFKALSDPTRIRILNLLCKDEHSVNDIADILDLGQSTVSHQLRFLKNLRLVKFRREGTTLYYSKDDDHIMNLLKQAIEHAAHN, from the coding sequence ATGGATGATAAATTAACAAGTTTAGAAGCACAGAAAAACGCTGATCAGCATTTAGATGAAGAAACACTATTTGTAGTATCTCAAACCTTTAAGGCATTAAGTGATCCAACTCGCATTCGAATTTTAAACTTACTATGCAAAGATGAACATTCTGTAAATGATATTGCGGATATTTTAGATTTAGGGCAATCAACCGTTTCCCATCAATTACGTTTTCTAAAAAATTTACGGTTAGTGAAGTTTAGAAGAGAAGGAACAACACTGTATTATTCCAAGGACGACGATCACATTATGAATTTACTAAAACAGGCAATTGAGCATGCAGCTCATAACTAA
- the pdxT gene encoding pyridoxal 5'-phosphate synthase glutaminase subunit PdxT, whose protein sequence is MKRIGVLALQGAIREHVKMLEALNCEVIQVKHKKDLINLDGLVLPGGESTTMRKLLDRFDLLEPIRELAQQGLPMFGTCAGLILLASHLVDDEAHLAVMDVIVARNSFGRQVDSFEIQLDIPKIGIDIPAVFIRAPHIKAVGKNVEILAEYEGKIILARDNHLLGCAFHPELTGDSRILEYFVSSMV, encoded by the coding sequence ATGAAACGAATAGGTGTGTTAGCACTACAAGGAGCTATACGTGAGCATGTTAAAATGCTAGAAGCCCTTAACTGTGAAGTCATCCAAGTAAAACATAAGAAAGATTTAATAAACCTCGATGGTCTTGTGTTACCTGGTGGGGAAAGCACAACCATGAGAAAATTGCTTGATCGCTTTGACTTACTAGAGCCGATTCGTGAACTTGCTCAGCAAGGTTTGCCTATGTTTGGGACATGTGCAGGATTAATTTTATTAGCTAGCCATCTAGTGGATGATGAAGCACATTTGGCAGTTATGGATGTCATAGTCGCACGAAACTCATTTGGTCGTCAGGTAGATAGCTTTGAAATACAACTGGATATCCCTAAAATAGGAATAGACATTCCAGCGGTATTTATTCGAGCGCCTCATATTAAAGCAGTTGGTAAAAATGTTGAAATTCTTGCTGAATATGAAGGAAAAATTATCTTAGCGCGAGATAATCATTTATTGGGTTGTGCATTTCATCCAGAATTAACCGGAGATTCACGAATTCTAGAATATTTTGTATCCTCTATGGTATGA
- a CDS encoding transcriptional regulator translates to MFTDDKGCAIFYDLAYLNILLAIGLTPDEFFHSTVTDNYQILSSETSTIFKVMQTGQPILNYEQQLTTLNGFSYLSLSSNPIIEQGRTFGAIEFSKHFYESKQIKYLDNFLGHKLYRDNFYNLSSRRFYNDQCR, encoded by the coding sequence ATGTTCACAGATGATAAAGGCTGTGCAATTTTTTATGATTTAGCATATTTAAATATATTATTGGCAATCGGCTTAACACCAGATGAATTTTTTCACAGTACTGTGACTGATAATTATCAAATTTTATCATCTGAAACAAGTACCATATTTAAAGTGATGCAAACAGGACAACCAATTTTAAATTACGAACAACAATTAACGACTCTAAATGGTTTTAGTTATCTATCATTAAGCTCAAATCCTATTATAGAGCAAGGCAGAACCTTTGGCGCAATTGAATTTTCAAAGCATTTTTATGAAAGTAAGCAAATAAAATACTTAGATAATTTCCTGGGACATAAGCTATACCGAGATAATTTTTACAACCTATCGTCTAGACGATTTTATAACGACCAATGCAGATGA
- the pdxR gene encoding MocR-like pyridoxine biosynthesis transcription factor PdxR, which yields MDMLLFQLVKNSDKPLYDQLYNGIKEAIISKKIAVGEKLPSKRKLADFLNISQTTIEIAYAQLLAEGYIMSKSRIGYFVEEIDELPYIQQDSETSFREHPKKKSYKIDFNPGSIDIDAFPFQTWRKYAKELFDDTSKELLLTGEPQGELSLRTEIANYLYQSRGVVCNPEQIVVGSGTEQLLPMILRLFSDDTCFALENPGYPAVHRMFSQYKRQVQPIAVDEEGIIIHELERTSANVVYITPSHQFPTGAVLSATRRAQALNWAAQSSSRYIIEDDYDSEFRYAGKPIPALHALDRNDKVIYMSTFTKSLMPSLRVAYFVLPPKLLATYSDVFNYYSSTVPRFDQHIVANFMRDGHFAKHLNRMRKVYRKKHDKLTSILEKYSSTIKITGEQAGMHILLDVQHTLSEKQLQLLAAQSEIGIYPLSDYRLDHCESSLAQFLLGFGGIPVHTIERSIEQLMDCWEIQKNDPSS from the coding sequence ATGGATATGCTTTTATTTCAACTCGTAAAAAATAGTGATAAACCGCTGTATGATCAGCTTTATAACGGCATAAAGGAGGCCATTATTTCTAAGAAAATAGCTGTAGGAGAAAAATTACCATCAAAAAGGAAATTAGCTGATTTTTTGAATATTTCTCAAACAACCATTGAAATTGCCTATGCCCAATTACTGGCTGAAGGTTATATTATGTCCAAATCACGCATTGGCTATTTTGTAGAAGAAATTGATGAGCTTCCCTATATTCAGCAGGACTCTGAAACCTCTTTCAGAGAGCATCCTAAGAAAAAATCATACAAAATTGATTTTAATCCTGGTTCTATCGATATTGATGCCTTCCCATTCCAAACGTGGAGAAAGTATGCGAAAGAGCTTTTTGACGATACCTCAAAGGAATTATTACTAACAGGTGAACCACAAGGAGAACTTTCTTTACGCACTGAGATTGCTAATTATTTATATCAATCGCGTGGGGTAGTGTGTAATCCTGAGCAAATTGTTGTTGGCTCTGGTACTGAACAGCTTCTTCCTATGATTTTAAGACTTTTTAGTGATGATACCTGCTTTGCCTTAGAAAACCCAGGATACCCTGCCGTGCATCGCATGTTTTCACAGTATAAACGACAAGTTCAACCCATCGCCGTTGATGAAGAGGGAATTATTATTCATGAGCTTGAGAGAACAAGTGCTAATGTTGTTTACATTACGCCGTCACATCAATTCCCTACTGGCGCGGTATTATCTGCGACACGACGTGCACAGGCTTTAAATTGGGCGGCCCAAAGTTCCTCTCGCTATATTATTGAAGATGATTATGATTCAGAATTTCGTTATGCTGGTAAACCAATTCCTGCACTACATGCCTTAGATCGAAATGATAAAGTTATTTACATGAGCACCTTTACAAAATCATTAATGCCTTCTTTGCGTGTAGCTTATTTTGTACTTCCTCCTAAACTACTCGCAACATATAGTGATGTATTTAACTATTATTCTTCTACGGTGCCTCGTTTCGACCAACATATCGTGGCAAATTTTATGCGTGACGGTCATTTTGCAAAGCATCTCAATCGAATGCGCAAGGTTTATCGTAAAAAGCATGATAAGCTAACTTCTATATTAGAAAAGTATTCATCAACGATTAAAATTACTGGTGAGCAAGCCGGAATGCATATTTTATTAGATGTTCAACACACATTATCCGAGAAACAATTGCAACTGCTTGCTGCTCAATCAGAGATTGGGATTTATCCCTTATCTGATTATAGACTAGACCATTGTGAATCTTCACTAGCTCAATTTTTACTTGGCTTTGGTGGGATACCTGTTCATACAATTGAACGATCCATTGAACAATTGATGGATTGTTGGGAAATACAAAAAAATGACCCATCTAGTTAG
- the tadA gene encoding tRNA adenosine(34) deaminase TadA, with translation MDIFETDRFFMKQALEEAHLAASLGEVPIGAVLVYEGTVIARAHNLRETTQNATTHAELLVIQEACKKIGSWRLEDTTLYVTLEPCPMCAGAILQSRVPRVVYGARDQKAGCVDSLYRLLNDERFNHECDVTEGVLAEECGKILTDFFKALRERKKAAKKARIAEITENDGAIN, from the coding sequence GTGGATATTTTTGAAACAGATCGCTTTTTTATGAAGCAAGCATTAGAGGAAGCACATCTGGCTGCTTCACTTGGAGAAGTTCCGATTGGCGCAGTACTTGTTTATGAGGGAACTGTTATTGCACGTGCCCATAATTTAAGAGAAACAACACAAAATGCGACTACCCATGCTGAGCTGTTGGTTATTCAAGAAGCCTGCAAAAAAATAGGTAGTTGGCGTCTCGAAGATACAACACTTTATGTTACATTAGAGCCTTGCCCTATGTGTGCAGGAGCTATTCTACAATCTCGAGTGCCCCGTGTTGTTTATGGTGCAAGAGACCAAAAGGCTGGCTGTGTCGATTCCCTTTATCGTTTATTAAATGATGAACGTTTTAATCATGAATGTGATGTAACAGAAGGTGTTTTAGCTGAAGAGTGCGGGAAAATTTTAACTGACTTTTTTAAAGCTTTACGAGAGCGTAAAAAAGCTGCGAAAAAGGCACGAATTGCTGAAATCACCGAGAATGATGGAGCCATAAACTAA